The Chloroflexi bacterium ADurb.Bin180 genome segment ATCTGGTAGGCAAGCTCGGCAATCTGATAGTCCGTCAGCGGCTGTCGCAGCCAGTGACGAAAGAGTCCTACCAGGGCCACCACCAGAGTAGATGAGGACCCCAGGCCGGAACCAGGAGGAGCGTCGCTGTGCAGAAAGAGGTGAAGCCCCGTCTTTTGCACGGCCAGACGGCGGATCGCTGCTTTGACCAGGTCCAGCTCGCCGTTGTAAGCCAAGTCTGTCTCACCGTGGTACTTGGCCACAATGTCATAGTCCAGCGAATGAACTGTGATGGCATCATCGTCAGCGGGAAGGAGGCTCACGTAGGCGTACTTGTTGATGGTCACCGACAGCACAGCCCCGCCGCGTTCCTGCGGGTAGGGCGGTACATCAGTGCCTCCGCCAGCGAAACTGATGCGCAACGGTGCTTTGCTTCGAATCAACGTGCTCACCTCAGCCTACTCCTCTGCCAGCCGCTTCTGCTTCACATCCCGCACGAACTGCGCATAGCTCTCCGGAGTGCCAATATCACGGATATACCCCTCTACCACATACCCGCGTAGCAGACCCTGGCGAGCCAGTGAGGGGAACACGTCCATCTCCAGCGACAGGGGTTCACCTTCCGGAAAACAGCCCAGCAGCGAAGGTTCGCAGACATAGAGCCCGGCATTGACCAACCCTTCTCCGGATTGTCCCTTCTCGCAAAAGCCCGAGATCCTGCCGCCGGCATCCAGGACCACCGTGCCGTAGCGGTCTGCCTGATCCACCTGCATCAGTGCCAGCGTTGTCAGCGCCGCGGTCTCTCGGTGATAGGACAGCAGCGCCTTGAGGTCAACGTCCAGGTAGGTATCGCCGTTCAGGACCAGAAAAGTACCTGTGATCTTGTCTTTCGCCTTCCGCAGTGCGCCCGCCGTACCCAAAGGCTGCTCTTCGACGCTGTAATGGATGCTTAACCCCAGGTCAGTTCCATCGCCCAGACAGTCCTGAACAAGCTGATGTTGATAGCCAGTGCACAACACTACGCGCCGGACGCCGCAACGCTTGAGCCAGTCGAGCTGGTAGGTCAGGAACGGTTTTCCTGCTACCGGTGCCAGTGCCTTGGGCAGATCGCCCAGGATCGAGCGCAGCCGCGTCCCCAGACCACCGGCCAGGATCACCGCGCTCGGCAACCTGCCAGCGGACAGTCCGCGTCGGGTCATTGTGCCGACCCCGCCGCCGCAGTGGATAGTGCACCGTGCCGGGCTGCTCGACCCGCAGACCACAGAGAGACAGCCATAGCCGCGCCCAGACCAATCACAGCGTAAAGGCCAAACCCCGACGCGAGCGGCCCCCAGGGAGCAGGCAGCAACACAGCCCAGAGATGGGTCAGCCGAGCCAGGCCAACCAGGGCATAGCAGACCACGACGACCTTGCGCGCCGAACCGCCGCGTCCCCACAGCCAGGCCATTGCCGGCAAAAGCAGAACATGATTGTACCGTTCGATATGGAGCAAGACCACCAGGCCACACAGTATCCACAGATACATGCCTGCTTCGGCCTGCTGCCGGCCGATACGCAGCAGTACCAACAGCACGATAGCAAGCAGTAGGGCATTGAGCCCATAACCCAGCCAGCGAACCGCTGCTGCATTCACCGACCACGGCGGAGTCCAGAACACGGTCTGCCGCTGCTCCACTCCCACCCCGGACACGTCGAACACCTGCGGCAACACCAGGCGGCCCAGCCAGGCAGTGAGTGCCTGATCATCCACGCCGGGCATGGCAGAAGAACGCGCCAACAGCTCCTCGGTCAGATAGACCCAGTATGCTCTGCTCCCGGTCGGACTCGCTGCCAGGCTCAAGCCCGCCAAAGCCAGTACGAGAACACCGGCCAGCAGCGCGTACCGCCATCGCCCCAGCACGGGCCAGATTGCCACCCAGCTCAGTGGAAAAAGCTTGACGCCTGCTGCCAGCGCGGCTGCTCCCGCGGCGGCCAGCCCTGTCCAACGCCGCCTGCTGCTCATAGACCTGCCAACGATCAGGGCAGCCACCATCAGCATGATACTGGCCTGGCCCAATGTCAGATCAAGAAAAGTGGGCCCGAAGGTAAGCACCAGAACAAAGATCAGGCAGCGCATTGGCCAGCTCTGATATCCGGCCAGATTGGCCAGCGCAATAGCAGAGACTACGAGCAGCCCCAGGTTGAGAGCCAGCCATATCCAGGCCGCGACGGGGAAACTGAACCAGGTCAATGGCACCAGCAGCCAGGGCCAGAAAGGAGGATGGTAGATTGGTGGAGGCACAAACGGAATCGACTGAGCAGCCTGCAAGCCTGCCAGCCAGTCCCCCCGAAGGTTGTAGGGCGACATACCCAGGCGCACAGCCCAGGCCGAGGCATAGAAGGCAGAGAAATCAAATAGCCGAGGGACAGGGAAAAAGGTGGTCAGCCTGAGTGCGGCCGTGCCGGCATGGATGGCCAGCCCGGCCAAACCAATGGCTGCCCAGAGCCAGTGCTTGCGCCAGGAGTGGAGGCCAGCGTCAGGGAGAATCCTCCCAACCCATGTTCTCATCGCTCTAGCTCGTCGGTCGGATTATAGACTGGCGAGCGCAATCCACCAAGCTACCGCTGCTATCAGCCGGTGAGGCCCTAGACCAGTCGCTCGTACAGAGCGGCAGTTTCCTGCACCATTCGCCCTACGCCAAAGTACTGTCGCACCCGGGCCAGACCACTGCGGCCCATTGCTGCGGCGAGAGCAGGATCACTGGCCAGGCGCAGCAACAGGCTGGCCAGCGTCGCAGCATCGCCGGGGGGATAGAGGTAGCCGGTCTCACCGTCCTGCAGCGCTTCACGCGTGCCTCCAACATCGCTGGCGATCACGGGCAAGGCCGAGGCCATGGCCTCAAGCACGGTCAACGGGAGCCCTTCCCAGCCCCGAGAGGACAATACCAGGACGTCCGAAGCCTGAAGCAGCCGGGGAATGTCCCTTCTCATCCCGAGCAGATGAACGCTAGACTTGAGTTGCAGGGCTCTTACCTGATTCTCCACTTCGCTGCGCAGTGGACCGTCGCCCACGATCAGCAGATGAGCCGAGTCTAGCTCGCTTTTTACACTACGAAACGCTGCCAGCAGCGTGCCGAAATCCCGCGGGCGAAAGAGCCGGCAGATCGTCGTCGCCACATAAGCGTCCACAGGCAGACCCAGGTCCCTTTTGGTATCAGATTGACCCGTGCGCTCGGGTGTGAAGCGCGAGGTATCGATGCCATTCCAGATTACCTGCACCCGGAGAGGATCAGCAATTCCGGTAGAGAGCAGTGCCTGGCGCTCCGCGTTAGAGACGCACACCCACCAGTCCGTGGCCGGGGCGAGCAAGCGCTCGACGCCCAGCAGGAGTTGCCTTCGCGCAAAGGCATAGTGCGGTGCCGCGAACCCGTGAATGCTGTAGATGCTGCGCGGGCGGCTGCCACTGGGCAATGACAGCAGTGCCAAGCGTCCGAAGAGAGCCGCTCGGGCCCCATGCAGGTGCAGGATCTGAACATCAGCCAGCAGACCTCTGAGTCTGCCCAACGCTGACACAGAGAACCCCGTAGCGAAATCGAGGCGATGAAAGATGACTCCTTTCGCCTCCAGGTCCTCCGGCCGCACGTTGCCGCCATCTTGAGCCATACCCACCCAAACGTCATAGCCCAATTGCTGCAGGCCAGCCGCGAGGTCTCGGACGTGAGCGGCGCCTCCGCCGCGTGACGACGCCACCAGTTCCAGCACCCGGACTGCCGTCACTGGCCACCTTCCTTCAGCTCGAGCCGGTGGATTTGGCCCACTGGCACCATTCGAAACGCAGCCAGGAAGTCTCCCAGCGGATAGTAGCGCGGGTCATCGTTGGCCAGATAGAGCGGTCTCTGCCCCTTGTTCTGCCAGATGGTGTCCAGACCAGTCGGGTCAACCTGTACCACCAGCACATCAGGACGCCGCTGTTCTACCAGCTGCAGGTAGCGAAGCGGCGTTTGCAGAGTCCAATCAGCAACGAGAATCGAGTTGGCAGGCAGCAGGTCGAGAGTGCTCTCGGCAAACGCCCTGGCACCCTCGTAACCGGCTTTGGGCGGCCAAAGGAAGAAGGTGGCTGCCTCTCTGCCCGGCAGATTGCGCGAAGGGATCACGCCTGGTGCAAAGCGGTTTACTATCACCGGTGTCAGACGATACAGGGCAATCTGAAGCATCGCCGCCAGAACGGCTGCTGCCACCCAATGAGTAGCGTGCCAGCGGCCAGTCCATTGCTCAAAACCCAAACCGGCCATCAACGCAATCAGGCCAGTCGCGGGCAGGTAGAAGACATAGGACTCGAGGATACCATGGGTGGAAGAGAATGCGGCCGTGCAGACGATAATGGTCGCCAGGCCGATCAGCAACGGACGATCTTCCCTAGACAAACGCCTCACACCGGGCAAGGCAAAGATACCCAGTAGCGGTAGCTGGTAGACCAATAGCACCAGGTGCATTGCCAGCCGGGGCAGCGAAAAGCTGAATGTCTCTACTACCACCCGGGCAGCGCCGAGGACAACATCAACGAAAAAACCTCGCGCCAGGAACCACAGGCCAAGCAGCCCAAAGGTTGAGACAAGTACCCCGGCGACCAGTGCCCTCTTCCGTTGCCCCGGAGCCAGGGCGTTCCACACCAGCCAGGCACCACCAGGCAGAGCCATGGTCAGCAACAGGTGATTGTAGGTACCTATGGCCCACACAAGCAGACCGGCATAGAGCCACAGGCGCTGTTCAGGTCCCCTTCGCCAACGGAGCAGCATCCACAGCCCGGCGAAAAAGATCAGCAGGTGCAGGGTATAGACCTCTGCCCGTACGGATTCCAACCAGAAGGTATGTGAGAGCGCCAGCCCGGCACCTGATGCCACAGCCGCGCGAACTCTGCCTCCAGCCGCCAGGGCAGCCAAGTATAGGAACGCCACAGCGCCTACACCATACACCGCCGATGCGAGGTTGGCGCGAAAAGCCGGGTTGCCCACAGGTAACCTGACAAAGAGACGTGCCAGAAGACCCCAGACAGCATGGTTCGTCAGCGTTCCCTTGGCCAGGGCTAGTTGAAACATGGCATCGTCGCCCCAGAGGACATCCGGGGCGAGGGAGATCCCGTAGAGCAGCGCAACACACAGCAGAAGGACTCCCAAGGCACGCAAAGGTCTGCATTGGAGAGAATTGTGGCTATTCACCGGAACCTCTGCTCGCCCCTCGGGGAGCAACAGCGCAAAAGAGCAGGTCATTGGCCAGCATCTGTGGCCAGAGGCGAATCAGCGCGCCAGAAACCTGCACTGGTACTACTGGCAGCAACCCGCCACCAATGCCACCAACGGGCACGATTTGGATGCTGGAGAACGCTGCCAGAAGCTGGCGCAACGCAGCAACCGAGAACAGGCGCAGGTGAGTGGGATCCTCAGTGGTGCGGCCCCCCAGGAACGCCAGCCTCTTCCGCCAGTGGAAGGCGTTGGGAACAGAACCTACGAACAACCCCCCTGGCGTAAGGATGCGCAGGACGTCCTGCACCAGCCTTTGAGGGTACGGCAGATGCTCCAGCAGCTCGGCAGCAACCACAACCATAAAGGATGCCGATGCAAAAGGTAAAGGAACGGAGGCCACATCAAGCCAGGTGGTTTCTATGCCCAGGTTCTTCCTGGCTGCGGCCAGCGCCTCACGGTCGATGTCCACGCCGGTCACTCTATTGCCAGCGGTGTAGTAACTGGTGAGGGTGCCATCGCGACAGCCCAGGTCTAGCACCGTCTTGTCGGTGCCTATCCACTGTGCCAGCCGAGGACCCCTGTCCTCCAGCCGGTAACCAAAACCATATCTCTGCCTGGAGGCATGATGCTCCTGATAGGTCGTTTCGATACTGCTTTTGTTCTCTGTCGGTTCGCTCACGAGTCATCGCCCTTGCTACCCGGACGGTTGGAGCCCAGTTCCTCAGAGACATAGTCGAACATCTGCTGCGGGTGAAGGATGTTGAGAAACACTTGTGCGTCGGCCCTGGTGAACTCACGCATCAGCACCAGCGTCGCCAGGTAACTCATCGCCCCCACCAGCGAACAGAGCAGCACGCGTGCCACCAGAGCTACCGGAACAAGGGCTCTCACCGTGCCCATGGTCAGGTACATCGCTGCTGCCGCCAGCAGTATCAGGCTGCTCCGCTTGTAAAAGGCGATGCCAGCGCAACGCCTAGCAGCTCCAAATTGCACCAAGCCGCTGCCCAGATTCATCAACAACATGCCCAGTGCGGCGCCCAACCCCCTCAGCCCGGGCAGAGGCAACGAACCCAACTGTACAGGAATCAGCAGCGCGTCTGCCAGCACCAGAATCACCAGGCCTACACAACTGCTCACCACCAGATCCCGCTGTCTCTCCACAGCGTACAGCACCATACGATAGGGAATGAACGCCGCGGCAGCAACGCTGCTCAATATCAACGCGACCAAGATCGCAGCAGATGGACCAAATCCCGCTCCAAGGGTCAGCTCAACGATCTCCCGGCTGAAGAAAAGCAACAGTGTCGCCACCGGCGCGAGCACCAGCAACAGGTAGCGTTCCGCTACATAGGTGCGGTTGCGCATTTCTTCCCAATTGCCTCTGGCCGCATCAGCAGAGACCCGGGGTAGAAACGGAACTGCCACGGCAGAGGCCACGCGGTCGATCACTAGGCTGAATCCCAGGACTGCTGTGTAGTAGCCGACATCGGCTGCACTCCAGAAAACCCCTATTACGACAGGATTGAGGTTGGTCACAACCATACTCACGGCCGAGTTCAGCATCAGTGGAACGGCATACCTGACGTAGCTCGTCAGGTGCTCACGCGTGGCGCGTCCGATACTGTAGCCGCGGAACAGCAGACCCCCGAGAAGCAACCGGACCACCGGCTCTACCAGGTACGCACCAGAGAGAGCCACCGTGCCCAACCCGAGGAAAGCCACTGCCGCCTTGGCCACAAACGAGAGCAGGCTGCCGCCGACATCGGGGATAGTCTCTTTGGCCGTTTCCAACCGGCCTTCGAAGGTGTGCAGGAGGACATTGGCTATGCTATGCACAGCATAGAAGAGCGCAAGAATGTAGTAGGCCTGTCGCGCCTGGTGATGGTGAATGAGTGCCTGGCCCAGATCCGGCTTGAGCCAGG includes the following:
- a CDS encoding colanic acid exporter; this translates as MTARKSLLLFVVSMFGSVLGFLSTVVIARWMGPEALGTIGYLLGLLGLLSIVLDLGFAQAHLTRVAASDKDPAPLIGTLLLIKGLLCVPFLFLVVILPWLKPDLGQALIHHHQARQAYYILALFYAVHSIANVLLHTFEGRLETAKETIPDVGGSLLSFVAKAAVAFLGLGTVALSGAYLVEPVVRLLLGGLLFRGYSIGRATREHLTSYVRYAVPLMLNSAVSMVVTNLNPVVIGVFWSAADVGYYTAVLGFSLVIDRVASAVAVPFLPRVSADAARGNWEEMRNRTYVAERYLLLVLAPVATLLLFFSREIVELTLGAGFGPSAAILVALILSSVAAAAFIPYRMVLYAVERQRDLVVSSCVGLVILVLADALLIPVQLGSLPLPGLRGLGAALGMLLMNLGSGLVQFGAARRCAGIAFYKRSSLILLAAAAMYLTMGTVRALVPVALVARVLLCSLVGAMSYLATLVLMREFTRADAQVFLNILHPQQMFDYVSEELGSNRPGSKGDDS
- the hddC_1 gene encoding D-glycero-alpha-D-manno-heptose 1-phosphate guanylyltransferase, which translates into the protein MTRRGLSAGRLPSAVILAGGLGTRLRSILGDLPKALAPVAGKPFLTYQLDWLKRCGVRRVVLCTGYQHQLVQDCLGDGTDLGLSIHYSVEEQPLGTAGALRKAKDKITGTFLVLNGDTYLDVDLKALLSYHRETAALTTLALMQVDQADRYGTVVLDAGGRISGFCEKGQSGEGLVNAGLYVCEPSLLGCFPEGEPLSLEMDVFPSLARQGLLRGYVVEGYIRDIGTPESYAQFVRDVKQKRLAEE
- a CDS encoding putative S-adenosylmethionine-dependent methyltransferase, whose protein sequence is MSEPTENKSSIETTYQEHHASRQRYGFGYRLEDRGPRLAQWIGTDKTVLDLGCRDGTLTSYYTAGNRVTGVDIDREALAAARKNLGIETTWLDVASVPLPFASASFMVVVAAELLEHLPYPQRLVQDVLRILTPGGLFVGSVPNAFHWRKRLAFLGGRTTEDPTHLRLFSVAALRQLLAAFSSIQIVPVGGIGGGLLPVVPVQVSGALIRLWPQMLANDLLFCAVAPRGASRGSGE
- the epsD_1 gene encoding putative glycosyltransferase EpsD, with the translated sequence MTAVRVLELVASSRGGGAAHVRDLAAGLQQLGYDVWVGMAQDGGNVRPEDLEAKGVIFHRLDFATGFSVSALGRLRGLLADVQILHLHGARAALFGRLALLSLPSGSRPRSIYSIHGFAAPHYAFARRQLLLGVERLLAPATDWWVCVSNAERQALLSTGIADPLRVQVIWNGIDTSRFTPERTGQSDTKRDLGLPVDAYVATTICRLFRPRDFGTLLAAFRSVKSELDSAHLLIVGDGPLRSEVENQVRALQLKSSVHLLGMRRDIPRLLQASDVLVLSSRGWEGLPLTVLEAMASALPVIASDVGGTREALQDGETGYLYPPGDAATLASLLLRLASDPALAAAMGRSGLARVRQYFGVGRMVQETAALYERLV